In the genome of Paramormyrops kingsleyae isolate MSU_618 chromosome 5, PKINGS_0.4, whole genome shotgun sequence, the window GGGGGACAGCTGTATTTTATTGCAAATGCAAGGCTAAAAATACATAAAGCAAACTGAAAGACATAATgttagtatttttatttttttatttagtatAACACAATTAGACCCTGCTGTTATGCCAGCAACATTATTCATTCTATGCAAACGTGGAAACTTCATTCTTAGATTGTTCAAAGCTTTGCTATGCACTTGGAAACCCACTAGGTCTCTCCTTATGAATGAGAAAAGGTTTGAAACCTCGAAACATGTTTCTGCAAAACTTCCTGAAATGTCATCAGCCCATTTCTACTATTGTAAGCGGGACATGTCTTGGCTGGACCCTTATCAGGTGGGCAGACACCACATGGAATGATGGAAAGAGGGCCAAGTCAGGCTTACCCAATCACCGCATGGAATGATGTGAAGAGGGCCAAGTTAGGCTTACCCAATCACCGCATGGAATGATGTAAAGAGGGCCAAGTCAGGCTTACCCAATCACCGCATGGAATGATGGAAAGAGGGCCAAGTCAGGCTTACCCAATCACCGCATGGAATGATGTGAAGAGGGCCAAGTTAGGCTTACCCAATCACCGCATGGAATGATGTAAAGAGGGCCAAGTCAGGCTTACCCAATCACCGCATGGAATGATGGAAAGAGGGCCAAGTCAGGCTTACCCAATCACCGCATGGAATGATGGAAAGAGGGCCAAGTCAGGCTTACCCAATCACCGCATGGAATGATGGAAAGAGGGCCAAGTCAGGCTTACCCAATCACCGCATGGAATGATGGAAAGAGGGCCAAGTCAGGCTTACCCAATCACCACATGGAATGATGGAAAGAGGGCCAAGTCTGTTGTAAGTGCTCTCTGTTCCcaatatatgcatgtatgtatgtaacaaAGTAAacacataaatgtaaatatattcaataattttttcaaaatatttgtTAATGTGTTAAGTGTTTGTTAATAGGCTTGATTAATTTACATAAGCACACTGAATAATGAACTTGTTTTTGCCAgtagtggttctcaatcctgttcctggcacccccccaccaaaaaaataataataattccattatattgtaataataGAACCACTTCCAGTTGTACATGAAAGGTATTCCTCATTATGGTATAACAGGTCAAAGATAAAAGTAGAGATCAAAGCTGTAATACACAAGAATTAATAACTAAACACCAAGTTCACTATAATGGAAAGCACATAGTTTGGGGTTAGATGGCCTTAACGCACTGCAGCAGCAATCAGGGCAGCAAGGGCTAGGAGCAGCAGGGAGCTTGCAAAATGTGGAGCTTTAggagaaaaatatttaaaatgaatacaGATAAATGTTCCCAGACAGAATTTCATCAAATTACTTATGGACtaaatattttaagattatTATTGACTAAGGACAACTACATGAAATACAGGAAATGTGCTATATATGTAAAGACACTCgccacatatgtatatatatactgtatgcatatatatatatatatatacctgaATTGCTGAAAGATACTTTCAATGGCATGGAAATGGATGTACTGTCTTTTACTTCAATGGATCTTCTCCTTCTAGCATTGTATCTAGGATAGCAAAACTGTCAAAGACAAAACAATATGAATTTCTGTTCAAGGGCAAATGTTTCCATAATTTAATGGCTTTTAGTGCTGCAAAGTGCACAAGGGTTATATgttgtatatttttttgtttgcagatCTATTGAACTCACCGTAGCACAATCGCACTGGGTCTTTATGCACAAGTGAATCTGGCAGTGCAGGTATACCATGGAGGCATTGTTGTTGAATGCAAACACATTGAAAGAGAAGCGGCTGGTGGTGGACACTCCATTCTGGTTAATTACTACAGTTCCATCCTCACGGTTGGGACACCTATGGGACAAGCAAAGAATGAGGAAAACCAGTCACATCTCCGTTTAGGTTACATAATTAAGGACAAGCACTTGCATGGCACGCAAGATGAGacatagaaaaaaaaaggtttagCTGGATAATGTACACTGAAGGGGGGCTGTAACTGTTACTTTGCACGCAGGCAGTTAGATGTATAATTTTCCACTTCAGAAAAAGGTTACATGTCAGTGATGCTTACTCATGGATGATGAGGTCCCAGCGGATGCCGGAGGAAGGATCATTAATGGGCGTGGCCCAACAAGAGTCTATCACAGTGGAGATTTGCCTTTCATCCATTCCAATCACTTCCACAGCCACATAAAGCCTCTCGTTCAAGGGCAAATCCAAAGTCGAAGCTGTGACTGGACTATTAAAGTCAGAATTGAGATAGGGACTCATCCGCACCTGGTACTGCCCAGTGCCACCTGGCAGACTCTTGTTCAGGACGCTGTTGGTTTAATTTCAAAAGACATAaagaattaataaaacatataaagaCATAATGTCTGCTTTTAGAAATTATGCCCATCAGTGCTATGACAGGTATTCTTAGCCCACCTTTCTAAGGGGTGGATACCAATCGGCATGGACAAGGATTTTTCAACTGGATATGCGCAGTAGAACTGCAGGACCAAGCGTCTTTCCCGGCTGATTACACTGGTATGTGGGCTGGTTTCCCCATAAATGGTATTCTGATAGATGAGGTGTGTGCCATTGTTCTATGGTAAGAAACAAACAGCACAAATTAAAATCTCATTCCTCATATGAACACTGTCATTGACTGACTGTTACgattattctttttaaaaaatggttgCAGCTCTAGATAGGTTCAGGCTCATGCATACAATGACATTAGTTCCACAGATATTTCCATCGTTGTCAAACTGGAAGACCACTCTGCCATCTTCAACTGTTCCATTGCAGCTGATGTCATTAAGGTGCAAGACATTAGTTGGGAAGCCAGCTTCAAACAGCTGGCACCGGGACAGAGACATAGTTCCAGAACTGCTGAAACAGGTTTCTTCAGCATCTGTGGAGTTAATGGCGACAACTTATCAAAAAGGACTTTTGCAGAATTATCACATCTTccttaaaaacaaatgttttacctggaaattgtcttctttaaAGGAATTTAAAATATTCAAAGCATTTCAAAACATAGAAAAGGCAAATGTGAACTAGTGTATATGAAAAACATGGTATCACTCGACAGGATATGTGAGGTAACTACAGCAACTACTTAAATCAGAAAAAGCCAGGCTCCAAGGGCTCGATTCTCCCATGCACTTAAGTCAAAAAAGCACATAGCTACATACTGTTTTCTCTTAAGAGAATTCCGACATTGACTTAAGTATGGAGATTAAGTGCACTTAGGCTAGATATGCATTTTTGGCAAAGAAACACCAAAACATGTGTATGCCGTATGTACATAAATaactgttaaatgttttttttttttattattatttgatctTAAAACTGCAATAGTATTGAATATTTGTGGAAAATGGTTGAGGGTTCATTAAAGCAGAGCTATAAATGATATCAGTTAATATACTACcattgtcacgcccagctcgtccgatcctcctgtgtgccacgcccccctcgttaaccccatgtgaaATCCCGATGTAActagctgtttcttgttgtctccattagtcctgtgtatttaagtctgtgttcaagtatgtttcctcagtcctgtcattgaagtcaTTTGATGTTCAGCGAAGTCTGCCGTCCGCATACtcgttttgttgttttttccccGAATAAAACCCTAGTTTCCCCAATTCctcatctccctgctcctgcttcctgaTTCCCCTGATTCACCATGATTGTGACAACCatgctttcattttcaagtttttaaatgaaatatttcatGTTCCAAGTTTTGCTTGCTGGCAAAATCATTGAGGGCATAACCCCCTTTTCTTGCTTGATGAATTAATCTATTGAAATCATCTTGCACGGCTGCACCTTCTTTTTCAGGTTAagtgtggtgggtgtggacaTGCTGATAGGGGGAGAATACACTTAACATAATGACAAATAACTCAAAGGTGCATAACTTTTTCAGCACGTTTTTGACTTAAGTGCTTGATGGGAGAATCGACCCCCAAGACATTAACTATGCAAGGCAAGGAGACCTGATCAGTTTAATCTTACCCATGCAGGTAAGTATTTAAAAATTGTGGTACAATCCAGTTAGGAGGAAAGTTGTAATCTCTGCATTTGATAAAGGAAATGCTCCTTTTGTTCCTACAGGgttcttatttttaaatattttcttgttTCCTTGTTTGAAAAACCTTTGTGAAGGAAAATGTTAATATGCTTGTTTATCTTCAATTTTATGATTTACTCTGTCTATCACTGGTCTTAAGGTCTTGGCCAAGTTCTGCTTAGCACCACAACACTATATCAGATGTAGCATTACCAAAATCAGTGCTGTTGTTTCCCTCATTGCAAAAGCAGCCATAGACCCCGTTGTTCTCCCCGCACCATTCATCCTCCATGCAGTTCAGACCAGCACAGGGGTCCGCTGGTGCTGGAGGAAGGAAATGAAGGAGACGGGTCAGTGGATAGTAACAAAGGTACAGCAAGAGCAGCATCAGCGATCGACTTTTTAAGCATCAGCAGTAGAAGAAATTGTCATTCCTGCACACCTATGTGAAGGCAGATAGACAGAGATGACCAATATTACACATCCATGGTGAACAGTCACTAGTAATGTATCAGCAATACTTACGGCAGAGCAAATCTGAGCGCCACTCTGGAATCTGGAGAGCCTGGAGGTTGCACGCGGCTTCATAGGTTGCCACTGCAGAGCAGAGCATCCCATTGGCAGAGGGGTTGTGGGAGAGGTCATACACGCAGGAGGAGAAATAGGGAGTGGGGTCAATGTAGAACTGGCAGATTCTGAATGGGCCAGTGGTGTTGAAGATGATGCTGCAGGCTTTACTGAAATCCTCTAGTAAGGTGCAGTTGTCATCTTCTGATCCTCCACCCCTTGTGTCACCCCTTGCTCCACAGCTGGGAATCAACAAAGAGTATTTATACACTTGCAATAAAAAGCACTATATTCAAAGGAATAGTTTATGCACATCTCTATGGATGCAATTGCTCTAGTTGCAATGCCAAAGACATTACACGTGACTGAGGAATTCCCtacatccattttccaaatgtATTTCCATTGTAAGGTCCTGGGTTAGAGGAATAATTTGATTAATATAAggaataatttaaattaatttcttttaaatttGTGACTATTTCCTTTGTTGTGAAAAATTGATTTATGACGAATTTAACATAAACTTGCCTTTAACAAAGCAAAGTTATTAATGAAAGGCATCTGATCATCTTTTCTAGTTGTATGATACTAATTTAACATAGTCTTGTAGTCTAATGTTGAATTTGGTTTCTCAGTTTTTTGTTCCTACCTAGCATTTGACAAGAaacatattactgtaaatacTGGTATAAAAACATGGGCATTTATGGGCATATGTTTAAAACAATGCAAGACAGGCAGCAAAAGTCAGGCtgcagtaaaaaaataatatgacaGTTATAGTAGTATAAGGATCAGTTAAAAAAACATGATCTCATGAATGAACCTGACTCTTCCTTCCTTGCTTTTTACTGACAAAATCTTACTTAGGGAGGCTGTAATCTGACTTCCATGAATCACCAAATTCGTCATCTGTTTCTAGAAGCACCCCATCTGGGGAAACCTTGTCATCAGATGGATTTCCATTGAAATTTCCACACATTCCGCAGACAGAGCCCCGGAGGTTCTGACCGAGCCGCACAAAGAGAGTGCTACGGCCGTCATAGTGAACTTGCACATTATTGGGCATGGCCAGCACCACAAAGTCATGGTCTTGACGCACTTCAGTCGAAGTCCCAATGAGTCCATAATATGGGAAGTCACTGCCATTGACCTTGAAGAAATTCAGATTCTCAGCTGTTGCAGAGGTTAATGTGAAGCATTCACTTTACTGTAACAATACACAATAACTAAATACAAAGTCTAAATGTACATTGAACACAACTCCTCAATATAAATTAGTTGAATCTGCAAATTAGATGAATTTTGTAGTTTTgttattatattaataaaatttaTCACATTATTTATCACTATATAGCGAACTGCAAACTTCCAATCATTTCTTGCACAAAGTTATCACGCATTACCTTCACTTTCCCATGCTGTTCGATGGTGATGTTTGTCTCTTCGCCATCCTGGGACAGCCACACATCCACTTTGGAGACAAATGACACTTGGTTGTTGCCACGGTGCCAATTAGTAGCTACAACCTGGAACTGAAAACCTTCAGTGGTGTTACTCCCACAGGACTTGGTGATCTCGTATGAGCAGGTGCCCTGGAAGTGTGCAAGTGCCCCATCAAAAGTGTAGTAGTGGGGATCTCCGCTCACTGTGCAGGTAGACAGTGGGTCAAAGCAGCCTTGTCGGCCATCACGGACAGTGCATTCCTGAGTAGGAGTGCAGGCAACCGCTACACAATACATCTCGTGGGAAGAGAGGCATGTGCAGTGCTGCGAGCAGTCATCGTTCCACAACTCCTCTCCGATCTAAAAGTCGCAGGTGGATACTAGTTAGTTTAAACCACTGCATTTTTAATCCAAATCCTCATGGGAGATCCCCAGACATTCCAAAATACAGCATACAAATTCAAAACATGCTCAAACTTCGGCATGTTCAAGAATGTAATCAATGTTTCCTCTGCATAATCGACAGAtggttttatgtttaaaagTTAGAGTTAGAATTCAAAGGTCGGAATGAAGGAAAAGATGGTGAAATTTTAAGTACTAAGTCCATCCACAAAGTGAGCTCTTAAATTCtctattttacttttaaaaatcaATACTGGGATAACTTACTTTAAAAGAGAAGCCACCATACTGACAGCCACACTGTTCTGTAGGGACACAGGAACTGCCTTGTCTGAAATAACCTTCATCACAGAAGCAGCCCTCGCTGCAGCTCTGCGTGCAGGTGGCATTAAAACTGCTGTATCCGCAGGTGAGGCCACATTCTGATCCACAGAGCTCATAGTGGCTGTTCTCTGGACACTCCATCTCTTCAGTCAAACAAGGGATTTCAATGTTTGCAAAGCgcataaaaaacaatgtaagtTTATGTTGTTAAATATAGTGTAAAAGcctaacattttaaacacagATCAAAAGGTAGGCAAGACCATAAGGGAATTAACATTGAGCATTTTGCGATGCTTATGTAGCAAGTCAGTGAGTATCATATAaaaaaagatacatttattacCGCATCCTGTATACACCCTCCAGGGATATATTCGGGCATTGGCAGCTTGGCAAACAGCCACATAATTCTGGATAATCTGACACACGACAAAGTCTTGATTCCCTGAGAGACATCCATCAAACATGCAGTAGTTGAAGTAGGGATCTGGGTTCACATATTCATGACAGAAGGCGAAGGGTCCTTCAACTGAACGCAGAATTTGGCACATAGACTCAGTTGTGGCCTGGTCATTACAAGTGGGATTGTCTTCATTGCCTTGGCAGGTATAATTGTCAGGGACTCTCCAGTCATCACCAAATTGGTTGACAGATGTTCCTCTGGAATAGGCTCTGGATCCCCCAACCCCGAATAAAGCAACCAGGTACAGGAAATGGATAGATGGCTATATAATCATATAAATATCTCCTacatctctctttctctctctctctttctctgttttGGTCCCCAAGTCTGCTTTGGTAATACTGTTTCTCATAGCCATGTCAATGGGTGCTTTCACACCACAGGAACTTCAGAAACCAGAACCTTCCTCCAGAACCATAAACTTTTGcattcacactgcaggaactaGGGCCAATTGTACGTCCTCAGAGGCCCTTCCGGAACCCTTTTTTAGTACCTGCTCTAGACTAGCTACTTTTCGTTCAAGCACAAATTCCTGGGGAGGCGTTTATAGCAATATTTTGCTGATTTTTTGACC includes:
- the LOC140590957 gene encoding alpha-tectorin-like; protein product: MCQILRSVEGPFAFCHEYVNPDPYFNYCMFDGCLSGNQDFVVCQIIQNYVAVCQAANARIYPWRVYTGCEMECPENSHYELCGSECGLTCGYSSFNATCTQSCSEGCFCDEGYFRQGSSCVPTEQCGCQYGGFSFKIGEELWNDDCSQHCTCLSSHEMYCVAVACTPTQECTVRDGRQGCFDPLSTCTVSGDPHYYTFDGALAHFQGTCSYEITKSCGSNTTEGFQFQVVATNWHRGNNQVSFVSKVDVWLSQDGEETNITIEQHGKVKVNGSDFPYYGLIGTSTEVRQDHDFVVLAMPNNVQVHYDGRSTLFVRLGQNLRGSVCGMCGNFNGNPSDDKVSPDGVLLETDDEFGDSWKSDYSLPNCGARGDTRGGGSEDDNCTLLEDFSKACSIIFNTTGPFRICQFYIDPTPYFSSCVYDLSHNPSANGMLCSAVATYEAACNLQALQIPEWRSDLLCPPADPCAGLNCMEDEWCGENNGVYGCFCNEGNNSTDFDAEETCFSSSGTMSLSRCQLFEAGFPTNVLHLNDISCNGTVEDGRVVFQFDNDGNICGTNVINNGTHLIYQNTIYGETSPHTSVISRERRLVLQFYCAYPVEKSLSMPIGIHPLESVLNKSLPGGTGQYQVRMSPYLNSDFNSPVTASTLDLPLNERLYVAVEVIGMDERQISTVIDSCWATPINDPSSGIRWDLIIHECPNREDGTVVINQNGVSTTSRFSFNVFAFNNNASMVYLHCQIHLCIKTQCDCATFCYPRYNARRRRSIEVKDSTSISMPLKVSFSNSAPHFASSLLLLALAALIAAAVR